TGGATTTCATAATTGAGAACTAAGCCTTGGATTCCATGTCAACTGGAACAGACTATCTTCTTAGAAGGGGCGGGTTGTTAGTTAATCCAATGAATGGTACTTGATTTCAACCCACAATCAAAGATTGTTTTGTTCTGAACTATAGAGCATAGCTGCACCCCAAAGATCCAGCATCAATCGTAACAACGGCATAGTAAAAAAGAAACAGTAATATTTCCTCCAAACTATAGCAATGGTAAAAAGAGaaacagaaaataaaagaaaatgatcaaGTAGTGTGCAAGCAGGGTTGAACCAAAAATTTGCATTAGATGAGAAACTTTTTAGTAAATGCTTCTAGATTATTTTCAAGGTTGAACTTATGATCAGTTCTGCATGCAAGGCAGTGGGTGCCATTTGTAGGGGGTTCATGCAAGGCCAATGTTCAATCTATTGATGATATCAGCCGATACCATTATATGGTACGAAACATAGGGGGTTATCACAAAAAATACCTCTTATTGACGGTAATATCATTGATACATGCCGATATATTGCAGTTTTAATGATATTTCGCAAATATCGTGCTATGGTTGCAATTTTGCCGATGTATCATCGATATTTTGGCGATATTGCAAATAAAACTAGTGTAAAATCAACGAAAATcagatttataaataaataaataaaaattgtactTTTTTTGGGGTTGTCTTTGTAGTTGCATTTTAAGAACTCCACTTGAATTTTTACATTAAAACATGAATTTGGTGGAGAAACCATGACAAGAGGGATTTTCTCTGATGATACACACCGTTCTGCCCCCGAAATATTAGTTTGGACcgaatatttgtttttttgtctTTTAAGATCTCCTgcagttccattgaaaaattccaccattttcccaaaGTTCCCTGATGGCTCCCTCAACCGGGACACAATATTTTCCTATGTTTCCCATGATAATTctgtatctcaagggtgcgatGCCGATACTTAAAACCTTGTTTGAGGGCGTAACCATATGCTACAGTGCCAAAGTGGATGTCTAGAGACTCAAGATTGAGGCCATTGCTTTCCACTCGGCTGAAACTTTCCATGTTATGCACCtagttatatattatatttgttcTTCTAAGATCGGAACAGTAATTGGTCAAATGTTATAAATAGTAGTGGGGAGAAATTGAGAGAAGGTGAAATAGTAACTTGGAAAGCCCCCTTCCTAGTGTATGGGAGCTCAGCTTTGACAGAGGCTTCACTGGGTACCCTGGCCCTCTGGAACTGAGGGGTGCTTAGGAGGTTGACATAATCATAAGGTTCTCTGGTGTGGTTGGTGTGGACTCAAAGATGGCAAAAGTGTGAGTGCTAAGACAAAGGTCAACATTGTTTGTGGTGTCCCATAGCAGTCATTAATTACTGAAGGGGTTTACAAACAACAAAATTGGGGGCATCTTCAAGGTGGCTTTGAGCCATTGAGTAATGAATTTTTTGGGTAGTGACATTTGGGATTGAGAACTGATCACGTATAGGCAACAGTACAATATTTGTGATATCATACCTTTCACACCAACATTCCACTTTAGGAAATCAGTGCCATGAAAACGATATGCCCCACCATGAATGAAGATTGTGCTTctcgaaaatcaggctgatccgccTGCAAGGTGGGATGCACCTGTATGTTGACTGTTGAGTCAGAAtgttggttgtccattgattcctacgttgtggcccacctgatgaatggaccagcctgATTCTTGTGGCCAGATATCTTCATGGTGGTGGCATCTTGGTAGCAAAGATGGTATGGTACCACCATTTGTAGTACTTGACTGTAGGTGACTACTTCTCTTTAGGATTTACCTAAGAGTGtggctttttttctttctttcttttttttggtttataAAAGGTTAATGAGCTGGCCATCACTGATAATGAGTATCAGAGGCACTTCTCTTCAACTACTCGATTTTGCTTACTTCCCCTCCATTTCTTAATAACTGTTATGTTATTcagtaaaagaagaagaagaagaagttgcaGAATCAAACAactaagtttttctttttctccttcccTTTTTGAATAGTAACCAAACAACTGAGTTTATATATGTAGTCCACTCTAGCTTGGTTGACCACAAACTTTGGAAAGCATAAATATGCTGCTAACTGGCCACTTATGAtggcttgagcagatgatgttccaTTTCTGAATTTTATTTAGATTTAAACTGAATGGTGATTTCTGAaccttatggaaaaaaaattcttTCAGCAGCATGTTGGGAATTATTTGTTGTATATTTTGTGAGCTAAGAAGATCTTCAGTAGCATTTTTGTTGGGttcatgatggggacatcacgcgcacacgcacgcccccctccCTACCCACGTAGGCGAGGTGGAGGGCcctaccatcgatctggatcgatgacgacgtccagggagggcctcctaggtaGAGGATTatgttttggttcgttggagtggacccgatagtcatgtgaatcccaccatgggttctcatgatcatggcccactattctaattaatctagtactttggattttgcttattattgttattaggaatatcatggatggtttagattgctttcaTTAGTTgtcattttttattacttcgtctccaagtaataggtcgcgcacatggcgcgagttttgaggtatagggttttattataaataggcacccctagTAGTCTTTTTTCTCATGAAAGATTAATCAAATTTTTACGTTTTTTCTGCtttaaatttctgagttgtggagattcaattagGTGTGAAACTCTCCCTTTATCGAAGGGTTGATTatcgtggtgcaaagccacacctatcctgattcgcccccaccttctaccatctATATTTCTCTTCActtacaatcatctacgcttcagaTCCATCCTCTATTgtagccgtttttctctctacagcagattttcagaatctagccttgcaggagagctgaaacttcggcgagcACCATGCACAGACCGTACATCGGATCAGGCTGAAATTTGaaggttttgtggcccacccctagccgaccagggccaagctaGCCGTTTTtcgatttgtgggccccacacacgtgcgagaCACCTCCagtgcacgtgcgtctgggccttcACCGCTGTCCACGCATGTGACGCTTCTTTGGTTCGTTTCTCTCCTCTTTCACCCCTCtttcaccccaaatccctaaccctaaccctaaattactcaaatcctcaattttatgctatttcttcaaccttagggttccctaaattgaaatctgtgaaccccttggattgagaaattatttctgtgcatgtgtggatgaatttatccTCCTTTGATTattatttggtctataattttgattgatccaaccctagcttgtgtaggcctgggcctgcatagattccccttgattgaatgcttaaacttttgtgtgggatatagaattttgtataattgtttctgaaccaacgtgatctaaagcctgaaaatcttacacttcatatttgaatttcatgtcctgcatcaaatttggtatcaaagcacaaggtttttataggggaatgcatgtttagggtttagtttatttgtgtccaTTGTGCATTAAGTATCATCATATAGAGTTGTTTAGAGGTCCGTAATTTCTTATataagctgctgaattttctgctatcagaaaatccgcttctctttgctggattttctgttggcagattttttggacagataggttgctggaaattgtgtagtattgtgtcgttttctccatatagagtcctataggaacATCTAGTCCTATCTAGGCGCATATAGTCATAGTAGAAGGTCCTTAgattgagttagtagttgtatgtcCACATGTACGAGTCGTGGTTTTatcttgcaccctacactaaacatgaagcaattgcaagagtcaatgaacaagctgGCCCAACAATTTGAATCTTTGGgcaagcgcttggaacaacgtatggaccaacGCTTTGAGTGGTttaatgtgcgcattacccaactagagacctctgtcggggcaaaccccaccattggggaagatgcccaatctcgaGCAGGTGATttggaggttagaccaaggaatgaaggtggccaaggaattggtcatgggcgcgcacccgtgcacccaccccgcgagggACATCATGAACAATATGACCCAAAtgtgcaactcctcaagggagttagagtagatgcccctatatttgatggtcacttggaccctaaagcctttttagaCTGACTGACGGATATGAACCACTATTTTGAgcggtatgacatgtcggatgctcgtcgagtccgattcgTCAAGATAAAGCTTGTGGACCAAGCAGAGAGATTTTGGGCTACtgtagagcgaaagaaagaaagagcaagggagctcccaatagtccattggggagacaTGAAAGAAACACTTTCTTTTATCGCTTACGGTTGATTGATGAATGACAGTCTCTTtgacaaggttccatgagtgtggcggagtacattgagaagttcgaaaagtacttgaccaggtgtgaagttgatgaggatcccgtactcacccttgctcgattTAAAACGGGCATCCGTACTGACATTAAGaaagaattgctcgccaaagacataaaCACTATTGAACAGTTGTATCAAATAGTGTTagaggtcgagcaatacctcaaaacaCCTATGGGAAGGCAGTTTGATTTTCACGATTCTAgtactaaggccaacccttctggggctaagcctAACACTGGATACCAAGACAAACCTTCCAGCATTTTTCAGtccaggcccaaggatgataagggtaaagaagttATTGGGTCTAGCTCGCATAAGAGTGgagcaactaggtgttttaggtgtcaagggtttggtcactttgcccaccaatGTGGCACGAGAGAaggcaccaaggtgttccttatcgatgggcaagtagaagtagtgcaccGAGAAAGTGACGGTGAAGATGAAGAATATGAACTAGTAGaagcccctagtgatgaggaagagggagcacaagagtctgcgacccttaCAGTTGTGCGTCACGCCTTTACACAAGCAAATAATACCGATAGTTGGCGCCGTTgttttgttcctattcagtttgggtcATATAGAGCCACATTTTGGTGTAATGTTGTTCCTAGGAAGCCTATcaatcttgtccctatgtcactatcccataggccatcagagtttgCAGAGTCtcttgtgcatcacattcattcatggcatcaagaaatcattCAAACGATCATggctagtaatgaacattacacactttctgcaGACTAACATAAACGttttaaggaattcaatgtaagggactctgtgatggtccgcatcaagccAAAGCGGTACTctcagggagccgttcgtaagttacacgcacgtagcgctggaccattcaaaaatataaaacgaaatggtctcaatgcgtatgtggtagatcttccaccttccatgggaattagttccacattcaatgtggaggatctagttgcatttcaggagGCCACTGATACATTTtctagcctttcgcctaaccatcccgATTCCCTAgacttttcccttgatccatggccctttcccgacccatcttcccagtctCTACCTCTCATGCCTACctttcccaacccatttttccagcctctacctcttatACCTACCCTTCCTACACACatagaggagatagaggatattctggaccatcagataatctCCACGTCGGACGGTGAGTTTCAGGAGTACCTGGTTAAGTGATAATCACGTCCAGTTTCAGACAGTACGTGATTCACTGAGGagtttcagagacttgatcctgacatcttggagcggttcaggagttttgttggTGGCGAAATCTTCATAACCGGGAAGAGTTGATgcggacatcacgcgcacatgcacccccctacgcacgtacgcaaggaggaggagggccccaccatcgatctggatcaatgatgacgtccagggagggcctcctagttagatgactgcgttttggttcatcggagtggacccgatagtcatgtgaatcccaccatgggttctcatgatcgtggcccactattctaattaatctagtactttaacttttgcttattattgttattaggaatatcatggacggtttagattgctttgattaattgttattttttattacttcgtctccaagtaataggttgcgcacatggcgcgagttttgggatatagggttttattataaataggcaccccttgtagtcttttttttctcatggaagattgataaaatttctgcatttttttctgctctaaatttctgagttgtagATATTCAATTAGGTGTGAAACTCTCCTTttctcgaagggctgactaccgtggtgcgaagccacacctatcccgattcgcctccaccttctaccatccatatttctcttctcctacaatcatctacgcttcagaTCCATCCTCTATTATTGTCGTTTTTCTttctacagcagatttctagAATATAGCCCTGcaggagagctgaaacttcggcggagcaccatgcacagacTGTgcatcagatcaagctgaaatttggaggttttgtagCCCAGCCctagccgaccaaggccaagCTGGCCGTTTTTctattcgtgggccccacacacgtgtgggacACCTCCAGCGCACGTGCATCTGGGCCTTcactgctgtccacacgtgtgacatttctctggttcgtctctctcttctctttcaccCCTCTTTCACCTCAAATCTCTAACCCTAAccttaaattactcaaatccccaattttatgccctttcttcaacgttagggttccccgaattgaaatccgtgaaccccttggattgaggaattatttctgtgcatgtgtggatgaatttaccctcctttgattattgtttggtttataattttgattgatccaaccctagTTTGTGTAGGCCTGGGCCTGCATAGATTTtccttgattgaatgcttgaacttttgtgtgggatgtggaattttgtgtaattgtttctgaacaaatgtgatctaaagcctgaaaatcttgcacatcatatttgaatttcatgtcctgcatcattttaGTTATTATTGAAGCTTTTATTGTGATTACCCATCAGATCTGTATATTTTGCTGCAATTATTTTCTTAGGCTGGGTCCAATTTAATCTCTGCCAACATATCAAAACTGTTTCTTTCTCAAGTAACCGTGATTGTTACAAGTTACAACTGGAAACATTTACAGGATGCTGTTTACATCCTTCTTTTAGTAGCCAACTCAGATTTGTAGCTCAGCCCTAACTGAAATTGGACACGATGATCTTCCGAAGATCGCAGCATTTGCCTGGTTGACAGGGAGGAATTGAGTGTTTATAGTGGATAATCTTCATAAAAGAGGTCTCATGCGTCCAAATGTCCATCTGGTCTGCCTCACAGGCACGGAGTCTGTTGATCATCTTTTCCTTCATTGCTTTCCTTGCCTATCTGGACTAGTTTTCTGTTGCTGGTGGAGGTCTCTTCAGTGTCACCTTACTCTATCAACGGTCATTTTCGATCTTGGCATATAGGAGTTGGGGGAAAgctcagtaaaaaaaaaaagaaaaaaaaaaagatgggcgCTCGTTCTCTTAGCTACCCTATGGGCCATCTAGGGTGAAAGAAAGAATCTGTCTCCGCAATAGGTGTGGTTCTTCAGTGGGGGTTTTCAGTAGGCCTCTCCAGTTCCTTAGGGAGTGGGTCCCTTGAGGTTTTGTTGGGTGGGGTTCCCAGCTATGGGGCTGTTTTGTTCTGTTAGTTTAGTTCTGCTTTTCTTTTTGTGCTTTGCTCTTTGCTTtccttgttgttttctttttggcCGCGgctttaataaaattttcatctttcaagaaaaaagaaattggACATGATGAAACTTTTCTGACAGCTTTTTGGATTGAGAACATTTGTCACTGGGTGAAAGTTTTTAGTTTCAACATGGAATGTTGCTGACTCTCATAAGCTAGctgatttctatttttgtcgcCGCATCCACTTTCAAGGCCTGCTTCTCTTTTGGTGACTATGAACTATACTTCATCCAAGTCCAAGATGCTATGATGGCATTGGTGGAAATTTATTGTGAAATTTTCCATATCGCCAGACTATGATCTTAATTCCCATGTTCTATGGATTGTACTGAAGTTGCAGATATTATTGTCTGAAGGCTGATACTCAACTTCTGTAATTTTCACATGTCTAGATATGGGATACAGCTGGTCAGGAAAGGTTTCAGAGTCTTGGTGTGGCTTTCTACCGTGGTGCAGACTGCTGCGTTCTTGTCTATGATGTTAACGTCATGAAATCATTTGATAACCTCAACAATTGGCGGGAAGAGTTTCTAATTCAGGTAACTGTTGCCCGCTCCAGAGTCCAGAAGCAGGAGTTGAACACAATCAGATATTAATGTTTCTGTGGCAATGTAATGGATACAGGCTAGCCCATCTGACCCTGAAAACTTCCCATTTGTGGTGTTGGGAAACAAGACAGACATTGATGGTGGCAATAGCAGAGTGGTAAGACATTTCTTCTTTCATTGCCTGCTATAGCTGCAGAAACCTTCTACTTGGGATGTCACTTCTGCTGACCGAAAGGAGCTTAGGCTTCTTTACTTAAATTCCCATTGTGCGGGGCGGCCATTTGCCTAAATTGCCGTTGTGGTTTCTTGTCCTACGGGAACTGAGGTCAGTGGCAATTTGGGCCCAttttgcaggaaaaaaaaaaagcccacgCAGCCCAATGCGGAATCAGCTTTCTGCATTTCATAAATGTTGTACCTACCCTTTATCACTTGGGCACACACTGGAAGTTGAAACACAATCCGGTGATTCTCCAAACACAACCGTTATTTCTATATATTTCTGTTACTTCTGGTTCCAAACTTACGTGAATTTCCCCtagatttcagaatttttaggCCATCCCAAAAGGGAATTTCAGAAATGACTTCTGATTGCAATTCTGGGACTGCTATCAGCCTCCTTGTTCACTTTATAATTCTTTGGGGGGTGGTGTTTTTCCTGTAAATCCTATTTCAGGTCTCTGAGAAGAAGGCACGTGCATGGTGTGCCTCCAAGGGGAACATCCCCTACTTTGAGACTTCTGCAAAGGAGGGTTTCAATGTGGAAGCTGCATTTGAGTGTATAGCAAAGAATGCTCTAAAGAACGAACCTGAAGAAGAAGTGTGAGTagttttaaatagctttttgcatCTACAGCTCCATGCTGGTTAAATCTAAATGGAGTTTTTTACATACTATATCATGTCACAAGTTTGGGCTGGGTTACTATATCTCTTTTCTACCATTTCCACCAAATTGTGTTTCCCACTGTGAATGGAGCCAAGCGTATCCCAAAAATAACGTCTGATGATCCTAACTACCTAATTCGCggtaatcaaatgggccatccaAACTCAACAACCAATGGCAGATAGTAAAGAATGCTTTTGTCCACAGTGGGGCTGCCATTcagatgatttggacggtctggactgGCTTGCGCTTGCGCAATATTTTGTACAGTAAGGAAGTTACTATCATTCAGTGTATGGTGAAAAACAGTGATGTGTAGCCCCTAATGTTTTTGTTTGGATCAATGGACAGGCCCAGGTTGGTTTAACCAGTTTTTAAACTAGCCATGCTGACtggtcaaaaataaaataaaataaaatcctttgTCATGGGCCTAGTGATAGTACTTTGGCAGcttgtcttttttttcttttttcttttttggttaatCAACTATGTGACATTTTGTTGTGTGTCGATGTTGAAGATACCTTCCGGACACCATCGATGTGGCAGGCGGAGGACAGCAGCAGAGATCATCTGGTTGTGAATGTTAGGTGAATGTGTTGTTTTGTGATGGAAAAGGGTACCCCATCCACGTGGTAATAATTCAGGGATGGTTTATTATGATTCTGTGTACAAATATTGAGTCTCAAAAAGTTTGGCATCTTTGCTTTCTTACTCTTCGAAATTTCATTTATTGCACTTGAGGTTGGAAATTTTGCGTGGTCTTTGGAAATGATCTTCTATTGGAGGATCTTCTTCTCATCTTCATCATCGTAGATA
This region of Magnolia sinica isolate HGM2019 chromosome 1, MsV1, whole genome shotgun sequence genomic DNA includes:
- the LOC131256793 gene encoding ras-related protein Rab7-like, coding for MASRRRMLLKVIILGDSGVGKTSLMNQYVNRKFSNQYKATIGADFLTKEVQFEDRLFTLQIWDTAGQERFQSLGVAFYRGADCCVLVYDVNVMKSFDNLNNWREEFLIQASPSDPENFPFVVLGNKTDIDGGNSRVVSEKKARAWCASKGNIPYFETSAKEGFNVEAAFECIAKNALKNEPEEEVYLPDTIDVAGGGQQQRSSGCEC